The Larus michahellis chromosome 16, bLarMic1.1, whole genome shotgun sequence genome has a segment encoding these proteins:
- the CLCN6 gene encoding H(+)/Cl(-) exchange transporter 6 — MAGCGSGLCCRCCPRCCGERESRTPEELTILGETHEEEDEILPRKDYESLDYDRCINDPYLEVLESMDNKKAQRYEAVKWVMVFAIGVCTGLVGLFVDFFVRLFTQLKFQVVQSSVEECTEKGCLALSLLELLGFNLTFVFLASLLVLIQPVAAGSGIPEIKCYLNGVKVPGVVRLRTVVCKAMGVLFSVAGGLFVGKEGPMIHSGAVVGAGLPQFQSISLRKIQFNFPYFRSDRDKRDFVSAGAAAGVAAAFGAPIGGTLFSLEEGSSFWNQGLTWKVLFCSMAATFTLNFFRSGIQFGSWGSFQLPGLLNFGEFKCSESDKKCHLWTAVDLGFFILMGIVGGLLGATFNCLNKRLAKYRMRNVHPKPKLVRVLESLLVSLTTTVVVFVSSMVLGECRQMSSTSHSGNDTLSLQGMSEDVNSSIKTFFCPNETYNDMATLFFNPQESAILQLFHQDGTFSPVTLSLFFLLYFLLSCWTYGISVPSGLFVPSLLCGAAFGRLVANLLKSYIGLDHIYSGTFALIGAAAFLGGVVRMTISLTVILIESTNEITYGLPIMITLMVAKWTGDFFNKGIYDIHVNLRGVPLLEWETEVEMDKLRASDIMEPNLTYVYPHTRIQSLVSILRTTVHHAFPVVTENRGNEREFMKGNQLISNNIKFKKSSILTRAGEQRKRSQSMKSYPSSELRNMCDEHIATEEPPEKEDLLQQMLERRYTPYPNLYPDQSPSEEWTMEERFRPLTFHGLILRSQLVTLLVRGVCYSESQSSASQPRLSHAEMSEDYPRYPDIHDLDLTLLNPRMIVDVTPYMNPSPFAVSPNTHVSQVFNLFRTMGLRHLPVVNAVGEIVGIITRHNLTHEFLQARLRQHYQTI; from the exons ATGGCGGGGTGCGGGTCTGGGCTGTGCTGCCGGTGCTGCCCGCGCTGCTGCGGCGAGCGGGAGAGCCGCACCCCCGAGGAGCTG acaATCCTAGGAGAAACTCatgaagaggaggatgagatTCTTCCACGTAAAGACTATGAG AGCTTGGATTATGATCGTTGTATCAATGACCCATACTTGGAAGTTTTGGAGAGCATGGATAACAAG AAAGCGCAGAGATATGAAGCAGTGAAGTGGGTGATGGTTTTTGCTATTGGAGTCTGCACAGGACTG GTGGGCCTCTTTGTGGATTTCTTCGTACGACTGTTTACCCAGCTCAAGTTCCAGGTGGTACAAAGCT CTGTGGAAGAATGTACTGAGAAAGGCTGTCTTGCCCTGtccttgctggagctgctggggttcAACCTGAcctttgtttttcttgccagTCTTCTGGTCCTGATCCAA CCTGTAGCAGCTGGATCAGGAATTCCTGAAATTAAGTGCTACCTCAACGGTGTAAAGGTTCCAGGCGTTGTGCGTCTCCGGACAGTGGTGTGCAAAGCTATGGGAGTGCTCTTCAGTGTGGCAGGAG GTCTTTTTGTCGGGAAGGAGGGTCCAATGATTCACAGTGGTGCTGTCGTGGGTGCAGGTTTGCCACAG tTCCAGAGCATCTCTTTGAGGAAGATCCAATTTAACTTTCCCTATTTCCGCAGTGACAG gGATAAAAGGGATTTTGtatctgctggagctgctgcaggggttGCAGCTGCCTTTGGAGCCCCAATTGGGGGCACTCTTTTCAGCTTGGAAGAAGGTTCctccttctggaaccagggacTTACATGGAAAGTG CTTTTCTGTTCCATGGCTGCCACCTTCACCCTGAATTTTTTCCGCTCTGGGATTCAGTTTGGAAGTTGGGGTTCTTTCCAGCTCCCTGGGCTGCTGAACTTTGGGGAGTTTAAG TGCTCTGAGTCTGATAAGAAATGCCACCTCTGGACGGCTGTGGACTTGGGCTTCTTCATTCTGATGGGGATTGTAGGAGGCCTTCTTGGAGCCACCTTCAACTGTCTGAACAAAAGACTTGCGAAGTACCGCATGCGGAATGTGCATCCCAAGCCAAAGCTGGTCAG AGTCTTGGAGAGCCTGCTGGTGTCGTTGACTACCACGGTCGTGGTCTTTGTATCCTCCATGGTTCTGGGGGAATGCCGGCAGATGTCTTCCACCAGTCATAGTGGCAATGACACTTTGAGCCTGCAG GGTATGTCAGAGGATGTGAATTCAAgcattaaaacttttttctgcCCAAATGAAACCTACAATGACatggccacactcttcttcaATCCTCAGGAGTCAGCTATCTTGCAGCTCTTCCACCAGGACG GTACTTTCAGCCCAGTCACACTGTCCTTGTTCTTCCTTCTCTATTTCTTACTCTCCTGCTGGACATATGGGATCTCTGTGCCCAGTGGTCTTTTTGTACCATCACTGCTTTGTGGGGCTGCCTTCGGACGCCTGGTCGCCAACCTCCTCAAAAG CTACATTGGCCTGGATCACATCTACTCGGGAACCTTTGCACTGATTGGGGCAGCAGCATTCCTGGGAGGAGTGGTCCGCATGACAATTAGCCTGACTGTCATCCTAATTGAATCCACCAATGAGATCACCTATGGGCTCCCAATAATGATCACCCTCATG GTAGCCAAATGGACAGGAGACTTTTTCAACAAAGGCATCTATGACATCCATGTGAACTTGCGAGGAGTACCTCTTCTGGAGTGGGAAACAGAGGTGGAAATGGATAA ACTAAGAGCCAGCGACATCATGGAACCCAACTTGACGTATGTCTACCCACACACCAGGATCCAGTCCCTCGTTAGCATCCTGCGTACAACTGTCCATCATGCCTTCCCTGTAGTGACTGAGAACCGGGGCAATGAGAGGGAGTTCATGAAGGGAAATCAGCTCATAAGTAACAACATCAAATTCAAG AAATCTAGCATCCTCACCCGAGCTGGGGAGCAGCGCAAGCGTAGCCAGTCCATGAAATCCTACCCTTCAAGTGAGTTGCGTAACATGTGTGATGAGCACATAGCAACGGAGGAGCCACCAGAAAAGGAGGATCTGCTGCAACAGATGCTAGAGAGAAG ATACACTCCCTACCCCAACCTGTACCCTGACCAGTCTCCCAGTGAAGAGTGGACCATGGAGGAGCGCTTCAGACCTTTGACCTTCCATGGCTTGATCTTGCGCTCACAGCTTGTCACCCTCCTTGTCAGGGGTGTTTGTTACTCCGAGAGCCAGTCG AGTGCGAGTCAGCCTCGTCTGTCCCATGCAGAGATGTCAGAGGATTATCCCCGCTATCCAGATATCCATGACCTGGACCTCACATTGCTGAACCCTCGCATGATAGTG gaTGTCACCCCATACATGAACCCATCACCCTTTGCTGTCTCTCCAAACACTCATGTGTCGCAAGTCTTCAACCTGTTCAGGACAATGGGACTCAGACACTTACCTGTTGTGAACGCAGTTGGAGAG aTTGTTGGGATAATCACTCGGCACAACCTGACCCACGAATTTCTGCAGGCAAGACTGAGACAACACTATCAGACCATTTGa
- the LOC141732186 gene encoding natriuretic peptides A has protein sequence MDTKGSFSCGFLLLLLIQLQSSRANPIYSLSPAKELASMEALLERLEDKFAMIEALESNPDLQDPKTQEEIPPELIDDSDDQKAEPRLAPSTPLSYRDPFLKRLRGLQMPRMMRDSGCFGRRIDRIGSLSGMGCNGSRKN, from the exons ATGGACACTAAAGGCTCATTTTCCTGTGgcttcctcttgctgctgctcaTCCAACTCCAGTCCAGCAGAGCCAACCCTATCTACAGCCTCAGCCCTGCCAAAGAACTGGCCAGCATGGAG GCTCTGCTGGAGAGACTGGAGGATAAGTTTGCAATGATTGAAGCCCTGGAGTCCAATCCTGACCTGCAAGACCCCAAAACCCAGGAGGAGATCCCACCAGAGCTCATAGATGACAGCGACGACCAGAAGGCCGAACCCAGGCTAGCACCCAGCACCCCTCTGTCCTACAGGGACCCCTTCCTCAAGAGACTGAGGGGGCTGCAGATGCCCAGGATGATGAGAGATTCTGGCTGCTTTGGGAGGAGAATTGACAGAATCGGCTCCCTGAGTGGGATGGGTTGCAACG GTTCCAGGAAGAATTAG